Proteins from one Argopecten irradians isolate NY chromosome 15, Ai_NY, whole genome shotgun sequence genomic window:
- the LOC138308882 gene encoding uncharacterized protein codes for MNHVLLFAIVTLMTANHISALCLQTPQQPGEPDICHFDDKTYKKGEKWDTDNCMECTCGSQGSYSCCGYGLRAGIMNFGEGCKVIEFDCLNGIVWKDDCDSQCENFGKEIHLTRRNN; via the exons ATGAATCACGTGCTCTTGTTCGCCATCGTTACTCTGATGACAGCCAATCATATTTCAGCTCTTTGTCTCCAAACGCCACAACAGCCTGGAG AACCGGACATTTGCCACTTTGACGACAAGACGTATAAAAAAGGTGAAAAGTGGGACACAGACAACTGTATGGAGTGTACCTGTGGATCACAAGGGTCGTACTCCTGTTGCGG GTACGGGCTCCGTGCTGGGATAATGAATTTCGGAGAGGGTTGCAAGGTTATAGAGTTTGATTGCCTAAATGGAATTGTGTGGAAGGATGATTGTGACAGCCAATGCGAAAATTTTGGGAAAGAAATTCACCTCACCAGGAGAAACAACTGA